The following are encoded in a window of Thalassotalea insulae genomic DNA:
- the ccoS gene encoding cbb3-type cytochrome oxidase assembly protein CcoS — protein sequence MSVIYILIPLAIILTALGIYLFFWAVKTDQFDDLEKQGLSILFDDDQKEKQVKPNQNATSSTAPKTTAEQPLESPNDQVK from the coding sequence ATGAGTGTCATTTACATTTTGATCCCTCTTGCCATAATTTTAACGGCGCTGGGTATTTACCTGTTTTTTTGGGCAGTAAAAACAGACCAGTTTGACGATCTGGAAAAACAAGGCTTAAGCATCTTATTTGATGATGATCAAAAAGAAAAGCAGGTAAAACCCAATCAAAATGCAACAAGCTCAACAGCCCCTAAAACCACTGCTGAGCAACCATTAGAATCACCAAACGATCAGGTAAAATAA
- a CDS encoding cbb3-type cytochrome oxidase subunit 3 has protein sequence MDYGTLRGIVASIILALFIIIVIWSYSKKRKADFDKAANSIFDEDHKEDINRQETKNV, from the coding sequence ATGGATTACGGAACGCTTAGAGGCATTGTCGCCTCAATAATTTTGGCACTATTTATCATCATTGTGATTTGGTCATATAGCAAAAAACGTAAAGCTGATTTCGACAAAGCGGCTAACTCAATTTTTGACGAAGATCACAAAGAAGACATTAACAGACAGGAGACTAAAAATGTCTAG
- the ccoP gene encoding cytochrome-c oxidase, cbb3-type subunit III translates to MSSFWSIWITVLSLGTLIGCYLLLRWCLKNFAGVEEGESMGHQFDGIEELNNPLPKWWSTFFLLTIIWGFGYLLVYPGLGNWAGLFGWSSSNQGVLNLEESKAKAANAKENGLIVQYDMEVKAADEKFGPIFDAFAKRGIKELAADQEALKVGQRLFLQNCSQCHGSDARGTTGFPNLADKDWLYGGSPETIKESIMHGRQAQGMIAWETMLGGEQGVKEVAAFVLSLSGREVDASTAKAGQEKFAMCAGCHGDKGQGSAAMGLPLGAPNLSDNIWLYGGSQRVVEQSIRHGRAGVMPAWKDILGEQKVHVISAYVYSLSQD, encoded by the coding sequence ATGTCTAGTTTCTGGAGTATATGGATTACCGTTCTTTCTCTCGGCACATTAATAGGTTGTTACTTATTGTTACGCTGGTGTTTAAAGAACTTTGCGGGCGTTGAAGAAGGTGAATCCATGGGACACCAATTCGACGGTATTGAAGAATTAAATAACCCACTCCCTAAATGGTGGAGTACCTTCTTTCTTCTCACTATCATTTGGGGTTTTGGTTACTTACTGGTTTATCCAGGTTTAGGTAACTGGGCTGGATTATTTGGCTGGAGCAGCTCAAACCAAGGTGTATTGAACCTTGAAGAGTCTAAGGCAAAAGCAGCTAACGCAAAAGAAAACGGCCTTATCGTGCAATACGATATGGAAGTAAAAGCCGCAGATGAAAAATTTGGCCCTATCTTTGATGCATTCGCTAAACGTGGCATTAAAGAGTTAGCCGCGGATCAGGAAGCATTAAAAGTAGGCCAACGTCTATTTTTGCAAAACTGTTCGCAATGTCACGGTTCAGATGCACGTGGTACTACTGGCTTCCCTAACCTTGCCGATAAAGATTGGTTGTACGGTGGTTCACCTGAAACCATTAAAGAAAGCATTATGCATGGCCGTCAGGCTCAAGGGATGATCGCATGGGAAACCATGTTAGGTGGTGAACAAGGGGTGAAAGAAGTTGCAGCCTTTGTTTTAAGCTTAAGTGGTCGTGAAGTTGACGCAAGCACAGCAAAAGCAGGTCAAGAGAAGTTTGCTATGTGTGCTGGCTGTCATGGCGATAAAGGCCAAGGTAGCGCAGCAATGGGCTTACCATTAGGTGCACCAAACTTAAGTGACAACATCTGGTTATATGGTGGTTCACAACGTGTGGTTGAACAATCAATCAGACACGGTCGTGCCGGTGTCATGCCAGCGTGGAAAGATATTTTAGGTGAACAAAAAGTACATGTTATCAGTGCCTATGTTTACAGTCTTTCACAAGACTAA
- a CDS encoding FixH family protein, with product MKTPWYKEPWAWFVFILPLSAVVAGITTVIIANTDADSLVVGDYYKKGKAINLELSKIKQAQKLGIEFALKLSNNELVIKPTGIEKQFPLLNVNFYHPTQQEKDFYLAMTADGNGNFRQTLDHDVRGKWRITISPFENHWKIQNTITLPQSDFIEITPKPLEAR from the coding sequence ATGAAAACACCTTGGTACAAAGAGCCGTGGGCCTGGTTCGTATTTATTCTCCCTTTATCCGCTGTTGTTGCCGGTATTACCACAGTGATCATCGCCAATACCGATGCTGACAGCCTTGTGGTTGGTGATTATTACAAAAAAGGCAAAGCTATTAATCTCGAACTTTCTAAAATTAAACAAGCACAAAAACTCGGTATTGAATTTGCCCTTAAACTAAGCAATAACGAGTTAGTAATCAAACCAACCGGTATTGAAAAACAATTTCCACTGCTTAATGTCAATTTTTACCACCCTACCCAGCAAGAAAAAGATTTTTACCTTGCCATGACAGCTGACGGTAATGGCAATTTTAGACAAACCTTAGATCATGATGTTCGCGGTAAGTGGCGTATTACGATTAGCCCATTTGAAAACCATTGGAAAATACAAAATACCATCACCTTGCCACAATCAGATTTTATTGAAATCACACCTAAGCCACTAGAAGCACGATAG
- a CDS encoding OprO/OprP family phosphate-selective porin: protein MTKTKLACSLLWLTFSSSIFAEHVASSTQDIDINNQAGLSLNSHDFYFRINGRLMVDYAFWHDAAYAGVTNKNGSGSEIRRSRIYLKGKYHDWQYRFQTNFNQNGATNSNTYIKYAGFNAFDIYLGKHAEPFGLESSNSSKFNSAIERPVTGNSHFAGDRELGVSIAGHQKNYAYQLGVYDIASTPTDNNYAITGRVSYLPIQLNNQLLHLGLAASVRQLDEKTIFLAQDRASVHATSVKSITTGEFFAKSSRVYNIEASYQYRQLQLSGEYQLAKFTGVNNRNNHEFTSYYLQASYFLTPDYRPYDLASGTFLGITPNQLSGAWELFSRYESVDFLDNQYGSTARILTSGINYFATQYTRLSVNYTHAEIDYGRLTHNSDSIDGSALTFRVQFYW from the coding sequence ATGACAAAAACAAAGCTCGCCTGTAGCTTACTATGGTTAACCTTCTCTTCTTCCATTTTTGCCGAGCATGTAGCTTCCAGCACGCAAGATATTGATATTAATAATCAGGCAGGACTATCACTTAACAGCCATGATTTCTATTTTCGTATCAATGGCCGGCTCATGGTTGATTACGCCTTCTGGCACGATGCGGCGTATGCTGGTGTTACCAATAAAAACGGTTCAGGCAGTGAAATCCGGCGTTCTCGTATATATTTAAAGGGTAAATACCATGATTGGCAGTACCGCTTTCAAACTAACTTTAATCAAAATGGCGCGACCAACAGCAATACCTATATCAAATATGCTGGTTTTAACGCGTTTGATATTTACCTGGGCAAGCACGCAGAGCCTTTTGGTTTAGAAAGTTCCAATAGCTCAAAATTTAATTCAGCCATTGAAAGACCGGTAACGGGAAACTCACATTTTGCCGGTGATCGCGAATTAGGAGTAAGCATTGCAGGACACCAGAAAAACTATGCCTATCAGCTCGGTGTTTACGATATTGCTTCGACCCCAACCGATAATAACTACGCGATAACGGGCCGGGTGAGCTATCTTCCGATACAGTTAAATAATCAATTACTACACTTGGGGTTAGCAGCGAGCGTCCGACAGCTAGACGAAAAGACGATATTTCTTGCACAAGACAGGGCAAGTGTTCATGCAACCAGTGTAAAATCTATCACCACTGGCGAATTTTTTGCCAAAAGTAGCCGTGTTTATAACATTGAAGCCTCATATCAGTATCGGCAACTGCAGTTAAGTGGGGAATATCAACTAGCGAAGTTTACTGGTGTTAATAATAGGAACAATCATGAATTTACCAGCTATTACCTTCAAGCCAGCTACTTTTTAACGCCAGATTATCGCCCTTATGATCTCGCCTCGGGCACTTTTTTAGGTATTACCCCCAACCAATTATCGGGTGCCTGGGAATTGTTTAGCCGTTATGAAAGTGTTGATTTTCTTGACAATCAGTATGGCTCTACAGCCCGCATACTCACTTCAGGTATTAACTATTTTGCCACTCAATATACTCGCTTATCCGTAAACTATACCCATGCCGAGATAGATTATGGGCGTTTGACTCACAATAGTGACTCAATCGACGGATCTGCTCTTACTTTTAGAGTTCAATTTTATTGGTAA
- the ccoO gene encoding cytochrome-c oxidase, cbb3-type subunit II translates to MINKHEKVEKSVGLFFIFTIFAISIGGLVEITPLFFQKETTQPVDNLRPYTALEMEGRDIYIREGCNVCHSQMIRPFRAETERYGHYSVAGEGVWEHPFLWGSKRTGPDLARVGGRYSDDWHRAHLIDPRSVVPESNMPSFKWLTENTLDGELTAKKLETFNFLTRNRSHKDAQGNPIPLYSAEDIANAKTAVKGKTEMDALIAYLQSLGHALK, encoded by the coding sequence ATGATTAATAAACATGAAAAAGTCGAAAAAAGCGTAGGCTTATTCTTTATCTTCACCATTTTCGCTATTAGCATTGGTGGTTTAGTAGAAATTACGCCGTTATTTTTCCAAAAAGAAACTACGCAACCGGTTGATAACTTGCGTCCATATACCGCATTAGAAATGGAAGGTCGTGATATCTACATCCGTGAAGGTTGTAACGTTTGTCACAGTCAGATGATCCGTCCTTTCCGTGCAGAAACTGAACGTTACGGTCATTACTCTGTTGCTGGCGAAGGCGTATGGGAGCATCCATTCTTATGGGGTTCAAAACGTACTGGTCCTGATCTAGCCCGTGTTGGTGGTCGTTATAGTGATGATTGGCATCGTGCCCATTTAATTGATCCTCGCTCGGTAGTGCCTGAATCAAACATGCCATCTTTCAAATGGTTAACTGAAAATACCCTTGATGGTGAATTAACAGCTAAGAAACTAGAAACCTTTAATTTCTTAACTCGAAATAGAAGCCATAAAGATGCGCAAGGCAATCCAATTCCACTCTATTCTGCTGAAGATATCGCTAATGCAAAAACAGCGGTAAAAGGCAAAACAGAGATGGATGCCCTAATTGCTTACTTACAATCACTTGGTCACGCATTGAAGTAG
- a CDS encoding IS110 family transposase: protein MNNKNNQNEINVGVDTGKSQLDIYIRPLDIYFTVTNDEIGIKKAIKEIKKYKPTRITIEATGRLEQDFIMACAKANLPFVVANPAHIKKFAGAIGQHAKTDKLDAQLIAYYGEAIKPKLSMLKPATMQLMSDLLSRRRQLIGIQTMEKNRLKIMPKTISSMINPILTAIKNQLDKLDQKLLKLMESCEDYKTKNMIIQSMPGVGNVVAFNLLSDMPELGYLTNKQASSLIGVAPFNKESGIYRGTRQIRGGRPKIRTAMYMAMMSAIQCNSVFKGTYERLLAAGKPKKTALIACIRKMIVILNSMVRDGVMWAPKMS, encoded by the coding sequence ATGAATAACAAAAATAATCAAAACGAAATAAATGTTGGTGTTGATACTGGCAAATCACAACTCGATATTTACATACGCCCGTTAGATATTTATTTCACCGTGACTAACGACGAAATAGGTATTAAAAAGGCGATTAAGGAAATCAAAAAATATAAACCAACACGCATCACTATAGAAGCAACTGGACGTCTTGAGCAAGACTTTATTATGGCTTGCGCAAAAGCTAATTTGCCCTTTGTTGTAGCCAACCCTGCACATATCAAAAAATTTGCAGGTGCCATAGGGCAGCATGCAAAAACAGACAAATTAGATGCACAACTTATTGCATATTACGGTGAAGCGATAAAGCCCAAACTTTCAATGCTAAAGCCCGCTACCATGCAATTGATGAGCGACTTACTTTCTCGTCGTAGACAGTTAATAGGTATACAAACCATGGAAAAGAACCGTCTAAAAATCATGCCAAAAACAATCAGCAGTATGATTAATCCCATTTTAACTGCCATTAAAAATCAGCTCGATAAGCTAGACCAAAAACTACTTAAACTAATGGAAAGCTGTGAGGATTATAAAACTAAAAACATGATAATCCAGAGCATGCCTGGTGTTGGTAATGTCGTCGCTTTCAACTTACTAAGCGATATGCCTGAGCTCGGTTATCTAACAAATAAACAAGCATCGTCATTGATTGGTGTTGCGCCATTTAATAAAGAAAGTGGTATCTATCGTGGCACAAGACAGATACGAGGAGGACGTCCCAAAATTCGAACGGCAATGTACATGGCGATGATGTCCGCAATCCAATGTAACTCAGTTTTTAAAGGTACTTACGAACGGTTATTAGCGGCAGGAAAACCAAAAAAAACAGCATTAATTGCCTGTATAAGAAAGATGATTGTGATCTTAAATTCAATGGTAAGAGATGGTGTCATGTGGGCTCCTAAAATGAGTTGA
- a CDS encoding YdeI/OmpD-associated family protein, producing the protein MPEPDISRIMTFATSKDLGQWLKINHTTESELWVKIFKKHTGIPSVTWDDVVIESLCWGWIDGIKKSIDDQAYLQRITPRKARSNWSKRNKAHVERLIQEGRMTESGLVHVRAAKADGRWENAYDVSEMEVPADFLAALENKPKAKQFFATLNKSSRYTIAYGLLSAKKAETRQRRFAKFIDMLARKEKPI; encoded by the coding sequence ATGCCTGAACCTGATATATCGAGAATCATGACTTTTGCAACGTCGAAAGATCTTGGTCAGTGGTTAAAAATAAATCACACCACCGAAAGTGAGCTGTGGGTAAAAATATTTAAGAAACATACCGGGATCCCGAGTGTGACTTGGGACGATGTTGTGATTGAATCTCTATGCTGGGGCTGGATTGATGGCATTAAAAAATCCATCGATGACCAAGCCTATCTCCAGCGGATCACACCAAGAAAAGCGCGAAGTAACTGGTCAAAAAGGAATAAAGCGCATGTAGAGCGTTTAATACAAGAAGGCAGAATGACGGAGTCAGGACTTGTGCACGTTCGCGCAGCTAAAGCGGACGGTAGGTGGGAAAATGCTTATGACGTAAGTGAAATGGAAGTGCCGGCGGATTTTTTAGCGGCATTGGAAAACAAGCCTAAGGCGAAACAGTTTTTTGCAACGCTCAATAAATCGAGCCGTTATACAATCGCATACGGATTGCTAAGTGCGAAGAAAGCCGAAACTAGGCAGAGGCGATTTGCAAAGTTTATCGATATGCTTGCCCGCAAAGAAAAACCAATTTGA
- the ccoN gene encoding cytochrome-c oxidase, cbb3-type subunit I — translation MTTTLDQPSYNFDVVRKFTVMTVIWGIVGTLVGVIIAAQLIWPALNFETPWLTYSRLRPLHTNAVIFAFGTSALFATSYYVVQRTCKTALFGGSLANITFWGWQLVIVLAAITLPLGYTTSKEYAELEWPIDILIAVVWVCYAIVFFGTIVKRKTSHIYVANWFFGGFIITVAVLHIGNSMAIPVSMMKSYSLYSGAIDAMMQWWYGHNAVGFLLTAGFLGMMYYFVPKQAERPVYSYRLSIVHFWALVSLYIWAGPHHLHYTALPDWAQSLGMVMSVVLFLPSWGGMINGIMTLSGAWHKLRHDPILRFLIVSLSFYGMSTFEGPMMAIKSVNALSHYTDWTIGHVHSGALGWVAMVSIGAMYHLIPVLFNQGRMYSIRLINIHFWMHTAGIVLYIVAMWISGVMQGLMWRAVNTDGTLTYSFVESLTASYPFYFIRFVGGVLVVAGFILMAYNMFKTIAAKDGSLKPVEVA, via the coding sequence ATGACAACAACGCTTGATCAGCCGTCATATAACTTCGATGTGGTACGTAAGTTTACCGTCATGACAGTTATCTGGGGAATCGTTGGTACGCTAGTAGGTGTTATTATTGCTGCACAATTAATTTGGCCAGCATTAAACTTTGAAACACCCTGGCTGACATATTCCCGTCTTCGTCCACTTCATACCAATGCTGTGATCTTTGCATTTGGTACCAGTGCTTTATTTGCTACTTCTTATTATGTTGTTCAACGAACGTGTAAAACAGCATTGTTTGGTGGCTCGCTGGCTAACATCACCTTTTGGGGATGGCAGCTAGTCATCGTATTAGCGGCAATAACTCTTCCTTTAGGTTACACAACAAGTAAAGAGTATGCAGAGCTTGAATGGCCAATCGATATTTTGATTGCTGTTGTCTGGGTCTGTTATGCCATCGTGTTTTTTGGCACGATTGTCAAGCGTAAAACTTCACATATTTACGTGGCTAACTGGTTCTTTGGTGGCTTTATTATTACTGTTGCTGTCTTACACATAGGTAACAGTATGGCGATCCCTGTTTCTATGATGAAATCATACTCATTATATTCAGGGGCTATCGATGCCATGATGCAATGGTGGTATGGCCATAATGCGGTAGGTTTCTTATTAACCGCAGGTTTCCTAGGTATGATGTACTACTTCGTACCAAAACAAGCAGAACGTCCGGTATACTCGTATCGTTTATCTATCGTTCACTTCTGGGCGTTAGTTTCTTTATATATTTGGGCAGGTCCACATCACTTACACTACACGGCTCTTCCTGATTGGGCACAAAGCTTAGGTATGGTAATGTCAGTGGTATTATTCTTACCATCTTGGGGTGGTATGATTAACGGTATCATGACCTTATCAGGCGCATGGCATAAACTTCGCCATGACCCAATTTTACGTTTCTTAATCGTCTCTTTATCTTTCTACGGTATGTCGACCTTTGAAGGTCCGATGATGGCGATTAAATCAGTGAATGCTTTATCTCACTACACTGACTGGACTATTGGTCACGTACACTCTGGTGCATTGGGCTGGGTTGCTATGGTGTCTATCGGTGCCATGTATCACTTAATTCCGGTGTTATTCAACCAAGGTCGCATGTACAGTATTCGTTTAATTAATATTCACTTTTGGATGCACACAGCCGGTATCGTGTTATACATAGTAGCAATGTGGATTTCAGGGGTAATGCAAGGCTTAATGTGGCGTGCTGTTAATACTGACGGTACCTTAACTTACAGCTTTGTCGAAAGTTTAACAGCTTCTTATCCGTTCTACTTTATCCGTTTTGTTGGTGGTGTCTTAGTCGTTGCAGGCTTTATCTTGATGGCTTACAACATGTTTAAAACGATTGCTGCTAAAGACGGAAGTCTGAAGCCTGTTGAAGTAGCTTAA
- a CDS encoding heavy metal translocating P-type ATPase produces the protein MSKSCFHCGEDIPNGLSLSVSIDGQSQAMCCVGCMAVAQTIVDNQLTDYYRFRTEAAPKGEALVPEQLKRTELLDDTSLQQEFTYQDGESKETILTIEGISCAACAWLIEMQLEHLAGLQSISVNATTQRASVRWLDKQIKLSEIVLAIEKVGYHALPFKASEVEQSNQKRSKTFIKRLGISGILMMQVMMIAIGLYFGAFSDMSSHNLVYLRWVSLFLTLPIISYGALPFYQGAYNALKAKRLSMDVPVSIAIILAFGASAWATINQTGEVYFESVSMFTFLLLIGKFLEFRARNRAAEVSANLLKLMPLTATRLHQGQEELIVARKLQPLDLVIVKPGETIPADGTITAGSSQINEAMLSGEQTPVNKSLGDQVFAGTINSDGNLTIEVKHAGQQSFLSQLIRLSEASQAHKPKLAQLSDKIAQYFVALILLTAIGTAFYWQQHLPDEAFWITLSVLVATCPCALSLATPTALTCATTRLNKSGIMVKSGHVMETLPVIDHFAFDKTGTLTSGDFSLDSISIINSQYNEHQVLAYAAALEAHSEHPIAKAFAQYRDFSYQSEQVAVIAGAGIKGVVNQQKIVIGKTKWLFELELISAQQFEAHRNASCLLVIDKQLVAVFCLQDHIRDDAKPVITKLQQQDIITTMLSGDHIKGCDQVQGQLQLDHIYSQLSAEDKLKKLKTLQQQHTVAMVGDGINDTPVFGAAHVAIAMGSGTDIAKSGADVILLNNQLSAIITLLKIAKQTKTIIWQNYGWAFGYNAIVLPLAVSGFITPYMAVIGMSLSSILVITNSLRLLKVKVK, from the coding sequence ATGTCTAAATCTTGTTTTCATTGCGGTGAAGATATCCCGAACGGGCTGTCTTTATCCGTTTCTATAGACGGTCAGTCACAAGCTATGTGTTGTGTTGGTTGTATGGCAGTAGCGCAAACCATCGTCGATAATCAGCTCACCGATTATTATCGTTTTCGTACAGAAGCCGCCCCCAAAGGCGAAGCATTAGTTCCCGAGCAGCTTAAACGCACTGAATTACTTGATGACACTAGCCTGCAACAAGAATTTACTTATCAAGACGGGGAAAGCAAGGAAACCATACTGACCATCGAAGGGATCAGCTGCGCCGCGTGCGCCTGGCTTATAGAAATGCAGCTAGAGCATTTAGCCGGTCTGCAAAGCATTTCCGTCAACGCCACGACTCAGCGTGCTTCTGTCCGCTGGCTAGATAAACAGATCAAACTCAGTGAAATTGTTCTCGCCATTGAAAAAGTCGGCTATCACGCACTACCGTTTAAGGCGAGTGAAGTAGAACAAAGCAATCAAAAACGGAGTAAAACCTTTATTAAGCGTTTAGGCATCTCCGGCATTTTAATGATGCAGGTGATGATGATCGCTATTGGCCTGTATTTTGGCGCGTTTTCTGATATGTCATCACACAACCTGGTTTATTTACGCTGGGTCAGCTTATTTCTTACCCTACCTATCATTAGCTATGGTGCCTTGCCATTTTATCAAGGGGCATATAACGCCCTAAAAGCAAAACGTCTATCAATGGATGTTCCGGTATCTATCGCCATTATTTTAGCCTTTGGTGCCAGCGCTTGGGCAACTATTAATCAAACCGGCGAAGTCTATTTTGAATCGGTTTCAATGTTTACCTTTTTATTACTGATAGGTAAATTTTTGGAATTTCGTGCCCGAAATCGAGCAGCGGAAGTCTCCGCTAATTTATTAAAATTAATGCCTTTAACCGCAACACGTCTTCATCAAGGGCAAGAAGAATTAATCGTTGCCCGTAAATTACAGCCGCTAGATCTCGTAATTGTTAAACCTGGCGAAACTATTCCGGCAGATGGCACAATCACTGCTGGCAGCAGTCAAATTAACGAAGCTATGCTTTCGGGGGAACAAACGCCAGTAAATAAATCTCTTGGCGATCAGGTATTTGCTGGCACTATCAATAGTGATGGCAATTTAACCATAGAAGTAAAACATGCTGGGCAACAGTCGTTTTTAAGTCAATTGATCAGGTTAAGCGAAGCTTCGCAGGCACATAAACCTAAACTAGCGCAACTGTCTGATAAAATTGCCCAGTATTTCGTCGCATTAATTTTATTAACCGCTATCGGCACTGCTTTTTACTGGCAACAGCATCTGCCTGATGAAGCATTTTGGATCACCTTATCCGTCTTGGTGGCAACTTGCCCGTGCGCACTGTCTTTGGCAACGCCAACCGCCCTGACCTGCGCCACCACCAGACTAAATAAATCAGGTATTATGGTAAAATCAGGCCATGTCATGGAAACACTGCCGGTAATTGACCATTTTGCTTTCGATAAAACTGGCACCTTAACCTCGGGTGACTTTAGCCTTGATAGCATCTCTATAATCAACAGCCAATACAACGAACATCAAGTGTTGGCCTATGCTGCGGCGCTTGAGGCCCATTCAGAGCATCCTATTGCAAAAGCCTTTGCTCAGTATCGCGACTTTTCCTATCAAAGCGAACAAGTAGCAGTAATTGCAGGTGCAGGTATCAAAGGCGTCGTTAATCAGCAAAAAATAGTTATCGGTAAAACTAAGTGGCTGTTTGAGCTTGAACTTATCTCTGCACAGCAATTTGAAGCACACCGCAACGCTTCTTGCTTATTGGTTATTGATAAGCAACTGGTGGCTGTTTTCTGTTTACAAGATCACATTCGTGACGATGCCAAGCCAGTTATCACTAAGCTACAGCAGCAAGACATTATTACCACTATGCTCTCTGGTGATCACATAAAAGGCTGTGACCAAGTACAGGGGCAATTACAGCTTGATCATATCTATAGTCAGCTAAGTGCAGAAGATAAACTGAAAAAACTCAAAACACTGCAGCAACAACATACAGTTGCTATGGTTGGTGACGGCATTAATGATACCCCGGTATTTGGCGCAGCCCATGTCGCTATAGCTATGGGCAGCGGTACAGATATCGCCAAAAGTGGTGCCGATGTTATTTTATTAAATAATCAATTAAGCGCCATTATTACCTTGCTAAAAATAGCGAAACAAACCAAAACTATTATTTGGCAAAACTATGGCTGGGCATTTGGCTATAATGCTATTGTATTACCGTTAGCGGTTTCAGGCTTTATTACCCCTTATATGGCAGTAATTGGTATGTCGTTAAGCTCAATTTTAGTGATCACCAACTCATTAAGATTACTAAAAGTGAAAGTAAAATAG
- a CDS encoding aspartate/glutamate racemase family protein yields the protein MKTIGLLGGMSWESSLGYYRAINEGIKDALGGLHSAKIAMYSVDFEPIEQLQHQGDWQGTAKILSEAAKSVQSAGADFLLICTNTMHKVAPQIEKVIDIPLLHIADATAEVLVKRGIKTVGLLGTAFTMEQDFYKGRLNDNYGLTVLTPNASDRNIVHNVIYKELCLGRLRSASKAEYLRIIESLANQGAEAVILGCTEIGMLVEQTDTEVTLLDTTYIHAQKAVEKAIQ from the coding sequence ATGAAAACAATTGGTTTGTTAGGAGGAATGAGCTGGGAAAGTTCACTTGGATACTATCGAGCAATAAATGAAGGTATTAAAGACGCTTTAGGGGGCTTACATTCGGCCAAAATAGCTATGTACAGTGTAGACTTCGAGCCGATTGAACAATTGCAGCATCAAGGGGATTGGCAAGGTACTGCTAAGATACTTTCTGAGGCAGCTAAAAGCGTGCAAAGTGCCGGTGCTGATTTTTTACTTATTTGCACTAATACTATGCATAAAGTAGCTCCGCAAATAGAAAAGGTTATTGATATTCCTCTATTGCACATTGCCGATGCAACAGCTGAGGTATTGGTTAAAAGAGGGATTAAAACCGTTGGTTTATTAGGTACTGCTTTTACAATGGAACAAGATTTTTATAAGGGCAGGTTAAATGACAATTATGGTTTAACTGTTCTAACTCCTAATGCGTCAGATAGAAACATTGTTCATAATGTTATTTATAAAGAACTTTGTTTAGGTCGTTTACGCTCTGCATCTAAAGCCGAATATTTAAGGATCATTGAGTCTTTAGCTAACCAAGGAGCTGAGGCGGTAATTCTTGGGTGTACGGAAATAGGCATGTTAGTTGAGCAAACTGATACTGAAGTTACACTGCTAGACACTACTTATATCCATGCTCAGAAAGCCGTTGAGAAAGCGATACAATAG